The proteins below are encoded in one region of Pseudomonas entomophila L48:
- the gcvT gene encoding glycine cleavage system aminomethyltransferase GcvT, with translation MSETLHKTPLHALHLELGARMVPFAGYDMPVQYPLGVLKEHLHTREQAGLFDVSHMGQIILRGNDAARALETLVPVDIVDLPVGMQRYAMFTNPQGGILDDLMVANLGDDTLFLVVNAACKEQDLAHLRKHIGDRCEIQPLFEARALLALQGPAAVKVLERLAPEVAGMTFMQFRPITLLGNDCFVSRSGYTGEDGYEISVPAAAAEALARRLLAEPEVQPIGLGARDSLRLEAGLCLYGHDMDTTTTPIEASLLWAISKVRRADGTRAGGFPGADTVFAQQQAGVARKRVGLLPQERTPVREGAQIVDQAGKVVGEVCSGGFGPTLGAPVAMAYVDSEHAALDTELFALVRGKQVALKVSKMPFVAQRYYRG, from the coding sequence ATGTCCGAAACACTGCACAAGACCCCGCTGCACGCCCTGCACCTGGAACTGGGCGCGCGCATGGTGCCGTTCGCCGGCTACGACATGCCCGTGCAGTACCCGCTGGGCGTGCTCAAGGAGCACTTGCACACCCGCGAGCAGGCCGGCCTGTTCGATGTCTCGCACATGGGCCAGATCATCCTGCGCGGCAACGATGCCGCCCGCGCCCTGGAGACGCTGGTACCGGTCGATATCGTCGACCTGCCGGTGGGCATGCAGCGCTATGCCATGTTCACCAACCCGCAGGGCGGCATCCTCGACGACCTGATGGTCGCCAACCTGGGTGACGACACCCTGTTCCTGGTGGTCAACGCCGCCTGCAAAGAGCAGGACCTGGCGCACCTGCGCAAGCATATCGGTGATCGCTGCGAGATCCAGCCGCTGTTCGAAGCGCGCGCCCTGCTCGCCCTGCAAGGCCCGGCGGCAGTCAAGGTGCTGGAACGCCTGGCCCCGGAAGTGGCCGGCATGACCTTCATGCAGTTCCGCCCGATCACCCTGCTGGGCAACGACTGCTTCGTCAGCCGCTCAGGCTACACCGGCGAGGACGGCTACGAGATCTCGGTGCCGGCCGCCGCCGCCGAAGCCCTGGCCCGCCGCCTGCTGGCCGAGCCTGAAGTCCAGCCGATCGGCCTGGGCGCCCGCGACTCGCTGCGCCTGGAGGCCGGCTTGTGCCTGTACGGCCACGACATGGACACCACCACCACCCCGATCGAAGCCAGCCTGTTGTGGGCCATCTCCAAGGTTCGCCGCGCCGATGGCACGCGCGCTGGCGGCTTCCCTGGCGCCGACACCGTGTTCGCCCAGCAACAGGCTGGCGTGGCACGCAAGCGGGTCGGCCTGCTGCCCCAGGAACGCACGCCTGTGCGTGAGGGCGCGCAGATCGTCGACCAAGCGGGCAAGGTGGTCGGCGAAGTGTGCAGCGGCGGCTTCGGCCCGACGCTCGGCGCCCCGGTGGCCATGGCTTATGTCGATAGCGAACATGCCGCACTGGATACCGAGCTGTTTGCCTTGGTCCGTGGCAAGCAAGTAGCCCTGAAAGTCAGCAAAATGCCTTTCGTGGCACAGCGTTACTACCGTGGCTGA
- a CDS encoding cold-shock protein, producing MAERQNGTVKWFNDEKGYGFITPESGPDLFVHFRAIQGNGFKSLKEGQKVTFVAVQGQKGMQADEVIPQ from the coding sequence ATGGCTGAGCGTCAGAACGGTACCGTCAAGTGGTTCAATGACGAGAAAGGTTACGGCTTCATCACCCCAGAGAGCGGTCCGGATCTGTTCGTCCACTTCCGCGCTATCCAAGGCAACGGCTTCAAGAGCCTGAAAGAAGGCCAGAAAGTGACCTTCGTTGCTGTGCAAGGCCAAAAGGGCATGCAAGCCGACGAAGTCATTCCTCAGTGA
- a CDS encoding RDD family protein, with the protein MSKPLLNPQGDFPPVGLGRRLAAMFYDFLLCTALLIVTAGAYKMIQMAIIGEARMRELTEAGALDGDPLLSTILLFALFGFFAKFWTHGGQTLGMQVWGVRVQNADGSAISLWQALLRFVVSIASWLCLGLGFFWSMIDKRQRSWHDIYSETQLVRLPKRKK; encoded by the coding sequence ATGTCCAAGCCTCTGCTCAACCCTCAGGGTGACTTCCCACCGGTCGGCCTGGGCCGGCGCCTGGCCGCCATGTTCTATGACTTCCTGCTGTGCACCGCCCTGCTGATCGTCACCGCCGGGGCTTACAAGATGATCCAGATGGCGATCATCGGCGAAGCGCGCATGCGCGAGCTCACCGAAGCGGGCGCGCTGGATGGCGACCCATTGCTGTCGACGATCCTGCTGTTCGCCCTGTTCGGCTTCTTCGCCAAGTTCTGGACCCACGGCGGCCAGACCCTGGGCATGCAGGTGTGGGGCGTGCGCGTGCAAAATGCCGACGGCAGCGCCATCAGCCTGTGGCAGGCGCTGCTGCGCTTCGTGGTGTCGATCGCCTCGTGGCTGTGCCTGGGGCTGGGGTTCTTCTGGTCGATGATCGACAAGCGCCAGCGCAGCTGGCATGACATCTATTCCGAGACACAGTTGGTACGCCTGCCCAAGCGCAAGAAATAG
- a CDS encoding L-serine ammonia-lyase produces MSLSVFDLFKIGIGPSSSHTVGPMRAAARFAEGLRRDGLLASTVSVKAELYGSLGATGKGHGSDKAVLLGLEGEHPDTVDTESIPARLQAIRDSGHLRLLGEHDIVFVEKQHLAMIRKPLDYHPNGMIFRAFDQAGLQIRSREYYSVGGGFVVDEDAAGHDRIVEDSTVLPYPFKTGKELLGHCTAQHLSFSQVMLANEAAWRPEAETRAGLLRIWQVMQDCVEAGCRHEGILPGGLKVKRRAPALYRQLSRHPEASLRDALSVLDWVNLYALAVNEENAYGGRVVTAPTNGAAGIVPAVLHYYMRFVPGASEDGVVRFLLTAAAIGILYKENASISGAEVGCQGEVGVACSMAAGALCEVMGGTPQQVENAAEIGMEHNLGLTCDPIGGLVQVPCIERNAMGSVKAINAVRMALRGDGQHYVSLDKVIRTMRQTGADMKSKYKETARGGLAVNIIEC; encoded by the coding sequence ATGTCCCTGAGCGTCTTCGACCTGTTCAAGATCGGCATCGGCCCCTCCAGCTCGCACACGGTCGGCCCGATGCGCGCCGCCGCGCGCTTCGCCGAAGGGCTGCGCCGTGACGGCCTGCTGGCCAGCACGGTCAGCGTCAAGGCCGAGCTGTACGGCTCGCTGGGCGCCACCGGCAAGGGCCACGGCAGCGACAAGGCCGTGCTGCTGGGCCTCGAAGGCGAACACCCCGATACCGTCGACACCGAGTCCATCCCCGCCCGCCTGCAGGCGATCCGCGACAGCGGCCACCTGCGCCTGCTCGGCGAGCACGACATCGTCTTCGTCGAGAAGCAGCACCTGGCGATGATCCGCAAGCCGCTGGACTACCACCCCAACGGCATGATCTTCCGCGCCTTCGACCAGGCCGGGCTGCAGATCCGCAGCCGCGAGTACTACTCGGTGGGCGGCGGCTTCGTGGTCGACGAGGACGCGGCGGGCCATGACCGCATCGTCGAGGACAGCACCGTGCTGCCCTACCCGTTCAAGACCGGCAAGGAACTGCTCGGCCATTGCACCGCGCAGCACCTGTCGTTCAGCCAGGTGATGCTGGCCAACGAAGCCGCCTGGCGCCCGGAAGCCGAGACCCGTGCCGGCCTGCTGCGCATCTGGCAGGTGATGCAGGACTGCGTCGAGGCCGGCTGCCGCCACGAGGGCATCCTGCCCGGCGGGCTCAAGGTCAAGCGCCGGGCGCCGGCGCTCTATCGCCAGCTCAGCCGCCATCCGGAGGCGAGCCTGCGCGATGCGCTGTCGGTGCTCGACTGGGTCAACCTCTATGCCCTGGCGGTGAACGAGGAAAACGCCTACGGCGGCCGCGTGGTCACCGCGCCGACCAACGGCGCGGCCGGCATCGTCCCGGCGGTGCTGCACTACTACATGCGCTTCGTCCCCGGCGCCAGCGAAGACGGCGTGGTGCGCTTCCTGCTCACGGCGGCGGCCATCGGCATCCTCTACAAGGAAAACGCCTCGATCTCCGGCGCCGAGGTCGGCTGCCAGGGTGAGGTGGGCGTGGCCTGTTCGATGGCCGCCGGTGCCCTGTGCGAAGTGATGGGCGGTACCCCGCAGCAGGTGGAGAACGCCGCCGAGATCGGCATGGAACACAACCTGGGCCTGACCTGCGACCCCATCGGCGGGCTGGTCCAGGTGCCTTGCATCGAGCGCAACGCCATGGGCTCGGTGAAAGCGATCAACGCGGTGCGCATGGCCCTGCGCGGCGACGGGCAGCACTACGTCTCCCTCGACAAGGTCATCCGCACCATGCGCCAGACCGGCGCCGACATGAAAAGCAAATACAAGGAGACCGCCCGCGGCGGTCTGGCCGTCAACATCATCGAATGTTGA